Proteins encoded by one window of Manduca sexta isolate Smith_Timp_Sample1 chromosome 12, JHU_Msex_v1.0, whole genome shotgun sequence:
- the LOC115440375 gene encoding TM2 domain-containing protein CG10795, which produces MITMARIYFVVIVFLFMYWEVRASDIKNDKSVLVDCSTLRLGQYICPDPSLDQINPDTQQYYGCTKGKVIPSEGEADVWCIAAEGIICNQTKNNTFTAKLPCKWTNGYSLEIALLLSVFLGMFGLDRFYLGYPGIGLAKLCTLGFMFLGQLLDIILIAAQVVGPSDGSAYVIPYYGAGVTVIRSDNETYLLPQADWHNIT; this is translated from the exons ATGATTACAATGGCACGAATATATTTCGTggtaatagtttttttatttatgtattggGAAGTACGTGCCTCTGACATTAAGAATGATAAATCGGTGTTAGTAGACTGCAGTACTTTAAGGTTGGGACAATACATTTGCCCTGATCCTTCTTTGGATCAGATTAATCCGGATACTCAACAATATTATGGATGCACAAAAGGAAAAGTAATTCCTTCGGAGGGTGAAGCTGACG TATGGTGTATTGCTGCAGAAGGAATTATTTgcaatcaaacaaaaaataatacattcacTGCCAAGTTACCATGTAAATGGAC GAATGGTTATTCACTGGAGATAGCTTTACTGCTCTCAGTATTTCTTGGAATGTTCGGTCTAGATCGCTTTTATCTGGGCTATCCTGGAATAGGTTTAGCCAAGTTATGCACGCTGGGTTTCATGTTCCTTGGACAACTTTTGGATATTATTCTCATAGCTGCACag GTTGTTGGTCCATCAGATGGTTCGGCATATGTCATACCTTATTACGGAGCTGGGGTTACTGTAATCCGCAGTGACAATGAGACATACCTGCTCCCCCAAGCTGACTGGCACAACATCACCTGA
- the LOC115440373 gene encoding evolutionarily conserved signaling intermediate in Toll pathway, mitochondrial, producing MMATKILRNIMKTKSSNIMFKRWESSEKRVAMHDPFVTQPKKNKKTYLEVIKMFEDQDNRRRGHVEFVYAALAKMKEFGVQKDLEVYKALVDVFPKGKFIPQNIFQAEFMHYPKQQQCAVDLLEQMEDNKVIPDTEMEQMLLNIFGNRGIPLRKYWRMMYWMPKFKNLSPWYLPDEMPSDTMMLAKLAIERITSVDPDTKVNVWQTEEIEVSLDKTWIVSAQSEAQKILLSEQPIDEPLVVRGPYDVYLRDQIVTYFLLLGKTRADPKDDRDPDDVSDIEKPPGIPGYIGSTKLPAVKCTVHEQDDGTIVSVCATGTSSRDSLLSWIRLLEKYGNPILSTVPVIFTLTAPPNDLSIQETQPVAQDDASEKTKSNE from the exons ATGATGGCTACGAAAATTTTACGGAATATTATGAAAACTAAATCAAGTAATATAATGTTCAAGCGATGGGAGAGCTCAGAAAAGCGTGTGGCTATGCACGATCCCTTTGTGACGCAaccaaaaaagaataaaaagacTTATTTAGAGgtgataaaaatgtttgaagacCAGGATAACCGTCGCCGAGGTCACGTAGAATTTGTTTATGCTGCTTTAGCCAAAATGAAGGAGTTTGGTGTTCAAAAAGATCTCGAAGTGTATAAAGCTCTAGTAGACGTATTTCCAAAGGGTAAATTTATACCTCAAAACATTTTTCAAGCAGAATTTATGCACTATCCTAAACAACAGCAGTGTGCTGTGGATTTACTGGAGCAAATGGAAGATAATA AAGTCATACCAGACACAGAAATGGAACAAATGCTGCTAAACATATTTGGTAACCGTGGCATTCCACTAAGAAAATATTGGCGCATGATGTATTGGATGCCAAAGTTTAAAAACTTAAGTCCCTGGTATCTACCTGATGAAATGCCTAGTGACACAATGATGTTAGCAAAACTTGCTATTGAAAGAATAACTTCTGTAGATCCAGATACGAAAGTTAATGTTTGGcag ACAGAAGAGATAGAAGTATCACTCGACAAAACGTGGATAGTCAGTGCCCAGAGTGAAGctcagaaaattttattatctgaaCAACCTATTGACGAGCCTTTGGTTGTCCGAGGTCCCTATGATGTCTATTTGAGGGACCAAATTGTTACATACTTCCTATTGCTTGGGAAAACAAGAGCTGACCCTAAAGACGATAGAGATCCAGATG ATGTATCAGATATAGAGAAACCGCCAGGCATACCTGGTTATATTGGCAGCACTAAGCTTCCAGCCGTAAAATGCACAGTACATGAACAGGATGACGGTACAATTGTATCTGTATGTGCTACAG GTACGTCATCAAGAGATTCCCTGTTATCATGGATTAGATTATTGGAAAAGTATGGTAATCCAATATTATCTACTGTACCAGTTATATTTACTCTCACGGCACCACCAAATGATTTATCAATACAGGAAACACAGCCTGTAGCACAAGATGATGCAAGTGAAAAAACCAAGTCAAATGAATAG